The following proteins come from a genomic window of Haloplasma contractile SSD-17B:
- a CDS encoding peptide ABC transporter substrate-binding protein: MKKLFFMLFACTLVLGLAACDNGEKEDDKAVLNWNIGADPLTLDPGLNGASDGGNVINNTFEGLVREKNGEVLPGMAEDWEVSEDGKTVTFIIRDDAKWSDGTPITADDFVRSWKRGMDPRNISEYAWIWHYTNVVGANDFVDSDSEDDAVLDALADDVGIKSLENGKKLEVKLSYPTNWFVSLMAFYHFMPVPESATTDENGSWAKDPEKAISNGPYKLVEYNKGSDLKLVKNDEYWNADEVGIDEINGYFIDSETTAFAKYNAGELDFLLNVPTAEIPSLIAESDEFHVYPLLGTYYINFNLSGCDNVGGTRDVGGRDNTIFCNAKLRNALSYSIDREAITEALAAGQVPAAGFIPPGMLDDEGNDFFETSKSQSDIVADDGSYAIAQQLFAEAATELGMTEEELRTELETKSYRYNTSESHQKVGELMQESWRTNLGFEIQLANEEWALFQETRKNGDFDLARGGWLTDFMDPSGMIGIFVTDNAYNTPDYSNPTYEAKLEEAKTAPNAEAHFDRLYEAHQIFISDMPVIPVYHYVDMIYANDKVEGWDRSVLGSVDFSTAKINEE; encoded by the coding sequence ATGAAGAAGTTGTTCTTTATGTTATTCGCGTGCACGTTAGTTTTAGGTCTCGCAGCGTGTGACAATGGTGAAAAAGAAGACGATAAAGCAGTTTTAAACTGGAATATCGGTGCTGATCCACTGACTCTAGATCCAGGTTTAAATGGTGCAAGTGACGGTGGAAATGTTATCAATAACACATTTGAAGGTCTTGTACGTGAAAAGAATGGTGAAGTTCTACCAGGTATGGCTGAGGATTGGGAAGTATCTGAAGACGGTAAAACGGTAACGTTCATTATTCGAGACGATGCAAAATGGAGTGATGGTACTCCAATTACTGCTGATGATTTTGTTCGTTCTTGGAAAAGAGGAATGGACCCACGTAATATAAGTGAATATGCTTGGATCTGGCACTATACAAATGTTGTTGGTGCGAATGACTTTGTAGACTCAGATTCTGAAGATGATGCTGTATTAGATGCATTAGCTGACGATGTAGGGATTAAGTCACTTGAAAATGGTAAAAAACTTGAGGTAAAATTATCGTATCCAACAAACTGGTTTGTAAGTTTAATGGCATTCTATCATTTCATGCCGGTACCAGAAAGTGCGACGACTGATGAAAATGGTTCTTGGGCAAAAGATCCTGAAAAAGCAATTTCTAATGGTCCATACAAATTAGTAGAATATAATAAAGGATCAGATTTAAAACTTGTGAAAAATGATGAATACTGGAATGCTGATGAAGTAGGTATTGATGAAATTAATGGATATTTCATTGATTCAGAAACGACAGCATTTGCAAAATATAATGCAGGAGAATTAGATTTTCTTCTTAATGTACCAACTGCAGAGATTCCATCATTAATAGCTGAATCTGATGAGTTTCATGTATATCCACTATTAGGTACATACTACATTAACTTTAACTTATCTGGCTGTGATAATGTTGGTGGAACTAGAGATGTAGGTGGCCGTGACAATACAATTTTCTGTAATGCAAAACTTAGAAATGCATTATCTTATTCAATTGACCGTGAAGCAATCACTGAAGCATTAGCTGCAGGGCAAGTTCCAGCTGCAGGATTCATTCCACCAGGGATGCTAGATGATGAAGGTAATGACTTCTTTGAAACAAGTAAGAGTCAGTCTGACATTGTAGCAGATGATGGTTCATATGCAATAGCGCAACAATTATTTGCTGAAGCTGCTACTGAACTAGGGATGACAGAAGAGGAATTACGTACTGAATTAGAGACGAAATCATATCGTTATAATACATCTGAGAGTCATCAAAAAGTTGGTGAACTTATGCAAGAAAGTTGGAGAACGAACTTAGGGTTTGAGATTCAGTTAGCCAATGAAGAATGGGCATTGTTCCAAGAAACTAGAAAAAATGGTGATTTCGATTTAGCGCGTGGTGGATGGTTAACAGACTTTATGGATCCATCAGGTATGATTGGAATTTTCGTTACAGATAATGCTTATAATACTCCTGATTACTCGAATCCAACGTATGAAGCTAAACTAGAAGAAGCAAAAACTGCTCCAAATGCTGAAGCGCATTTCGATAGACTTTATGAAGCACATCAAATTTTCATCAGTGATATGCCAGTAATTCCAGTCTATCACTATGTTGATATGATCTATGCTAATGATAAGGTAGAAGGTTGGGATCGAAGTGTACTAGGTTCAGTTGACTTCTCAACTGCAAAAATAAATGAAGAGTAA
- a CDS encoding cupin domain-containing protein, translating into MIKNFLNSKKEEIKNCHDGEGTLKHITVFEDDELKSNLRFINYTILPPGTSIGTHQHGNDEEVYVILEGNGEMTLSSKIHKVKSGDVVLNKPYGIHSLTNTSRTEMRILVFEVAID; encoded by the coding sequence ATGATTAAGAACTTTTTGAATAGTAAAAAAGAGGAAATAAAAAATTGTCATGATGGAGAAGGGACTCTTAAACATATCACGGTATTTGAAGATGATGAGCTTAAATCTAATCTTCGATTTATAAACTATACTATTTTGCCACCGGGAACTTCTATAGGAACACATCAACATGGAAATGACGAGGAAGTCTACGTCATTTTAGAAGGAAATGGTGAGATGACTTTATCAAGTAAGATACATAAAGTTAAATCGGGTGATGTCGTTTTAAATAAACCATATGGAATCCACAGTCTAACGAATACAAGTAGAACTGAAATGAGAATTCTTGTATTTGAGGTGGCTATAGATTAA
- a CDS encoding AAA domain-containing protein yields MDQQLYTKLINLREQIKNKSVKNKFMRTSVTVCSDDTIKSIVDLMPKNVNEFKKIQAIDHAFIKKYAKRFLTEINHHIKTKYSYSRSNQKENEILQKLSNKLVNINQKNRLLYTNRLTKKTAFDLTQLGEKNVTKILDDFLSESTNTHVITKVNYEKNNSKALNEFNSIKQLYRTTETVRIEKGQELLYIGYPYVEGKLGSDFKIKAPLMLFPAQVDIVNNEYQLKLDKSRDIIYNSTIIIANNKFNNKNEIIDDDVALEINKKSYIKQAIDYFKRYNVSIKNQYHCFPEAFVETTSSTFPNYSDERLHIKGYCVLGSFPTYSNAIQRDYNEIVNNKVISKLVRNLFVGMNELNTESLKIQTKDEQQLVNDHNETAESELFYINELNYSQERVLSEIEKKDAVVIQGPPGTGKSQTITSLISQAVLKNKKVLIVSEKKTALDVIYNRLGKIANFVMYIDDSNNKDAFYKKLIASLELDETLVEEDNRILINAKAIDYEISRLNDLEKLLDTETRLESSLRHLYMNSKKLNLDNPDVRLLYKELNSSKRKQFTLVQLLRLRSVFQDNKLVERLLSYKDGKKYDSFYTHYQTDIKETDLYLSTKDLYEIPFYVRLYEQFGFITKYRLRKKTKGLNKKLKDLFINVGGKQKKKIKQLMFDDVERFLEALNAYPDYHFHKSVYDSMQTIEQKYFDYCFYLSRKLNLNFSDINEHLINVLTTIEIDEFESKYGKILITTERYPNIRERISELAKEKERLTFERLYNILQANIKSVYREQSNRLNELKRKCESKRRWSISKLIKEFNIELFESTYVWLLTPEAVSELLPLKETLFDLIIFDEASQMYIENAVPILYRGKKAIIAGDTKQLRPSKFGLGRIDYDDEGYDEYSGVLEEESLLDLAKHRYHEVMLTYHYRSKYEELIAFSNYGFYDGKLHVCPNPHKPLSQPIERIKVNGKWIGRQNEAEALEIVALLKKIFAERQNETIGIITFNATQKNLIMDKIEEECLYNNEFNNEIASERLRESSDQLFIKNIENVQGDERDIIIFSIGYAPNEYNRIVRQFGWLNSDSGENRLNVAISRAKRKIYIVTSIEPNELQVDDLKNKGPKLLRKYLEYTKAVSENDSYTMQKILYSLTNHLEMKVEDKKQTTQFEDSVYLALTNAGYSVEQHVGTGTHKVHLAIKDDNTDQFILGIELDDTLALTSTKERDYYRQKYLETNGWNIHRIWSSDWWRDQDKEVAKIESILNNR; encoded by the coding sequence ATGGATCAACAATTATATACTAAATTAATCAATTTAAGAGAACAAATTAAAAATAAAAGCGTTAAAAATAAATTTATGAGAACAAGTGTTACGGTATGTAGTGATGATACCATTAAGTCCATTGTTGATTTAATGCCTAAAAACGTAAATGAATTTAAAAAGATACAAGCAATTGATCATGCATTTATTAAAAAATATGCTAAGCGTTTCTTAACTGAAATCAATCATCATATAAAAACAAAATATTCGTATTCGAGAAGTAATCAGAAAGAGAATGAAATCTTACAGAAACTATCAAACAAATTGGTTAATATTAATCAAAAAAATCGTCTCTTATATACGAATCGCCTGACTAAAAAAACAGCATTTGATTTAACACAATTAGGAGAAAAAAACGTTACTAAAATACTGGATGATTTTCTAAGCGAGAGTACAAATACACATGTTATAACAAAAGTTAACTATGAAAAAAATAATAGTAAGGCACTTAATGAGTTTAATTCTATAAAACAACTATACAGAACAACTGAAACGGTACGCATTGAGAAAGGACAAGAATTATTATACATTGGTTATCCTTATGTCGAAGGGAAATTAGGTAGCGACTTTAAAATAAAAGCACCATTAATGCTATTCCCTGCACAGGTTGACATAGTGAATAATGAATACCAATTAAAGTTAGATAAGAGTCGAGATATTATTTATAATTCAACCATAATAATTGCTAACAATAAATTTAATAATAAGAATGAAATTATAGATGATGATGTAGCCCTTGAAATCAATAAAAAGTCTTATATAAAACAGGCAATCGATTATTTTAAGCGCTACAATGTATCAATCAAAAATCAGTATCATTGTTTTCCGGAAGCATTTGTAGAAACAACAAGTAGTACCTTTCCTAATTATAGTGATGAACGTTTACATATAAAAGGATACTGTGTTCTTGGGTCATTTCCGACATATAGTAATGCCATTCAACGAGACTATAATGAAATAGTAAATAATAAAGTTATTAGTAAGCTTGTTAGAAACCTATTTGTTGGAATGAATGAATTGAATACGGAAAGCCTTAAAATTCAAACGAAGGATGAGCAGCAACTTGTAAACGATCATAACGAGACTGCTGAGTCTGAATTATTTTATATTAATGAATTAAATTATTCTCAAGAACGTGTCTTATCAGAAATAGAAAAGAAAGATGCCGTTGTCATTCAGGGTCCTCCTGGGACAGGAAAGTCACAAACAATTACTAGTTTAATATCCCAAGCAGTATTAAAGAATAAAAAAGTTTTGATTGTGTCAGAGAAGAAAACAGCCCTGGATGTGATTTATAACCGTCTAGGTAAAATCGCAAATTTTGTTATGTATATCGATGACTCCAACAACAAAGATGCTTTTTATAAAAAATTAATCGCATCGTTAGAGTTAGATGAAACCTTAGTGGAAGAAGATAATAGGATCCTAATTAATGCTAAAGCAATTGATTATGAAATCTCAAGGTTAAATGATTTAGAAAAATTATTAGATACAGAAACACGACTAGAATCAAGTTTGCGTCATCTATATATGAATTCTAAGAAGTTAAATTTAGATAATCCAGATGTACGACTGCTCTATAAAGAACTGAATTCAAGTAAAAGAAAACAATTTACACTCGTGCAACTTTTACGTCTTCGATCAGTTTTTCAGGATAATAAACTCGTAGAACGTCTTTTATCTTATAAAGATGGAAAGAAATATGACTCATTTTATACTCATTATCAAACAGATATTAAAGAGACAGACTTATATTTAAGTACAAAGGATCTCTATGAAATTCCCTTTTATGTAAGGTTGTATGAACAGTTTGGATTTATTACTAAATACAGATTGAGGAAAAAAACAAAAGGATTAAATAAGAAACTTAAGGACTTATTTATAAACGTAGGTGGCAAGCAAAAGAAAAAAATTAAACAATTAATGTTTGATGATGTAGAACGTTTTTTAGAGGCATTAAACGCTTACCCGGATTACCACTTCCATAAAAGTGTGTATGACAGTATGCAAACGATCGAACAGAAATATTTTGATTATTGTTTTTATTTGAGTCGTAAACTAAATCTTAATTTTTCAGATATTAACGAACATTTGATCAATGTTTTAACTACAATTGAAATTGATGAATTTGAAAGTAAATATGGTAAAATATTAATTACGACAGAGCGATACCCTAATATTAGAGAACGTATTTCAGAACTTGCAAAAGAGAAAGAGCGTTTAACGTTTGAACGATTATACAATATACTACAAGCTAACATTAAATCTGTATATAGAGAGCAATCGAATAGACTTAATGAATTAAAGCGCAAATGCGAAAGCAAACGTCGATGGTCTATTTCCAAACTAATTAAAGAATTTAACATAGAATTATTTGAGAGTACGTACGTATGGTTGTTAACACCTGAAGCAGTTTCAGAATTATTACCATTAAAAGAAACATTGTTTGATTTAATTATTTTTGATGAAGCTTCACAAATGTATATAGAGAATGCCGTACCGATTCTTTACCGTGGAAAAAAAGCTATAATTGCTGGTGATACTAAACAGTTGCGACCATCTAAATTTGGGCTTGGTCGAATTGATTATGACGATGAAGGTTATGATGAATATAGTGGCGTATTAGAAGAGGAGAGTTTACTTGACCTTGCTAAGCATCGCTACCATGAAGTAATGTTAACTTATCATTATCGTTCTAAGTATGAAGAATTAATTGCATTTTCAAATTATGGATTCTATGATGGGAAGTTACATGTATGTCCGAATCCCCATAAACCTTTATCTCAGCCTATAGAGCGTATTAAGGTGAATGGGAAATGGATTGGTCGCCAGAATGAAGCTGAGGCTTTAGAGATTGTAGCGTTACTTAAGAAAATCTTTGCCGAACGTCAAAATGAAACGATAGGGATCATAACCTTTAACGCGACACAAAAAAATCTTATCATGGATAAAATTGAAGAAGAATGCTTATACAACAATGAGTTTAATAATGAAATTGCGAGCGAACGTTTACGTGAATCGAGTGACCAATTGTTTATTAAAAATATTGAAAATGTCCAGGGTGATGAACGAGATATTATTATCTTCTCAATCGGTTATGCTCCAAATGAATACAACCGCATTGTACGTCAATTTGGTTGGCTGAATAGCGATTCAGGTGAAAATCGCTTGAATGTTGCAATTAGCCGCGCGAAAAGAAAAATATATATCGTGACATCAATTGAACCGAATGAACTACAAGTGGATGATTTGAAGAATAAAGGTCCGAAATTATTAAGAAAATATTTAGAATATACAAAAGCGGTTAGTGAGAACGATTCTTATACGATGCAGAAAATATTATATTCATTAACGAATCACTTAGAGATGAAGGTAGAAGATAAAAAACAAACAACACAGTTCGAAGATTCTGTTTACCTTGCTCTTACTAATGCGGGTTATTCGGTTGAACAGCATGTAGGAACTGGGACTCATAAAGTTCATTTAGCAATTAAAGATGATAATACCGATCAATTTATCTTGGGAATAGAGCTAGATGATACATTAGCACTGACATCAACGAAAGAACGCGATTATTACCGTCAAAAATATTTAGAAACAAATGGATGGAACATACATCGTATTTGGAGTAGCGATTGGTGGCGTGATCAAGATAAAGAAGTGGCTAAAATAGAATCCATATTGAATAATAGGTAA
- the trhA gene encoding PAQR family membrane homeostasis protein TrhA, with protein sequence MNKYFREPISSLTHLIGALLSLIGLIMMLMINIRYETTDFTRLFSIIVFGMSLILLYLTSGIYHMKQSESPRVIERLRKLDHSMIFVLIAGTYTPFCLLGLDGGWRVSFISIIWALAIVGIFLKLFYLNMPRFLSAGMYVVMGWLAIIAIFPLSKSLSEQGVRWLIYGGMAYTIGGVIYAIKKPNISKLFGFHELFHIFVMIGSLIHYLTILNYIIRT encoded by the coding sequence ATGAATAAATACTTTAGAGAACCGATTAGTTCGCTTACTCATTTAATAGGTGCTTTACTATCTCTGATTGGTTTAATCATGATGTTAATGATAAACATTAGGTACGAAACAACTGACTTTACTAGATTGTTTTCCATTATAGTATTTGGTATGAGTTTAATTTTACTATACCTGACAAGTGGAATTTATCATATGAAACAAAGTGAATCTCCTAGAGTGATTGAACGCTTAAGGAAGTTAGATCATTCTATGATTTTTGTTTTAATTGCAGGTACTTACACACCCTTTTGTTTATTGGGTTTAGATGGAGGATGGCGAGTATCGTTTATATCTATTATATGGGCGTTAGCAATTGTTGGAATATTTCTTAAACTATTCTATTTAAATATGCCGAGATTTTTATCAGCTGGTATGTATGTTGTAATGGGATGGTTAGCAATAATAGCAATATTTCCACTCTCGAAATCTCTTTCAGAGCAAGGTGTTAGATGGCTGATTTACGGAGGAATGGCCTATACAATTGGAGGCGTTATATATGCAATAAAAAAACCAAATATTAGTAAACTATTTGGTTTTCATGAACTATTTCATATATTTGTTATGATTGGTAGTCTAATACACTATTTGACAATCCTAAATTATATAATCCGTACTTAA
- a CDS encoding ABC transporter ATP-binding protein yields MAEKQEPILEIKNLKKHFVLKKSFFGKKLKSVHAVDDISFTINRGETFGLVGESGCGKSTTGRTITKLYENTAGEVYLEGEKISAGIEDLKEQIKVERHNQYDELAVLKENKESLSDSEYKSKYNGIKIKYKEIINGLKQKIKEGIRINSRNKESCKRIQMIFQDPYASLNPRMTVTDIIAEGINTHKLLSGKEKQERIYSLLEQVGLKREHASRYPHEFSGGQRQRIGIARALAINPDIIICDEPISALDVSIQAQVVNMLEDLQKDFGLTYLFIAHDLSMVKYISDRIGVMYLGKMMEIAESDPLYDQPLHPYTKALLSSIPLPDPEMNRNRERMTLEGDVPSPINPKPGCRFASRCRYAKQKCKETDPVLEEILPKRFVACHYVKEINNL; encoded by the coding sequence ATGGCTGAAAAACAAGAACCAATTTTAGAGATTAAAAACCTAAAAAAACACTTTGTACTAAAGAAGTCTTTCTTTGGTAAAAAGCTTAAATCGGTTCATGCTGTTGATGATATTAGTTTTACAATTAATAGAGGAGAAACATTTGGTCTTGTAGGAGAATCAGGTTGTGGGAAATCAACCACAGGACGAACCATTACAAAATTATATGAGAATACTGCAGGTGAAGTGTATTTAGAAGGTGAAAAAATTTCTGCTGGTATCGAAGATCTAAAAGAACAGATTAAAGTTGAGAGACATAATCAATATGATGAACTAGCAGTGCTAAAAGAGAATAAAGAGTCACTAAGTGATTCTGAATATAAATCAAAATATAATGGTATTAAAATCAAATACAAAGAGATTATTAATGGTCTAAAACAGAAAATCAAAGAAGGAATACGGATTAATAGTCGAAATAAGGAATCTTGTAAACGAATTCAAATGATTTTTCAAGATCCTTATGCATCATTAAATCCACGAATGACTGTAACAGATATAATAGCAGAGGGAATTAATACCCATAAATTGTTATCAGGTAAGGAAAAACAAGAGAGGATTTATAGTTTGCTTGAGCAGGTAGGTTTAAAACGCGAGCATGCATCACGCTATCCACATGAATTCTCAGGAGGACAGCGGCAGCGTATAGGAATTGCAAGAGCCTTAGCGATTAATCCGGATATTATAATTTGTGATGAGCCAATATCTGCTTTAGATGTGTCAATTCAAGCACAGGTTGTTAATATGTTAGAAGATTTACAAAAAGATTTTGGATTAACCTATTTATTCATTGCACATGATTTGTCAATGGTTAAATATATAAGTGACCGAATTGGCGTAATGTATCTTGGGAAAATGATGGAGATAGCTGAAAGTGATCCATTGTACGATCAACCATTACACCCATATACAAAGGCGCTTCTCTCATCAATACCATTACCTGACCCTGAAATGAATCGCAATAGGGAACGGATGACGTTAGAGGGTGATGTGCCAAGTCCGATCAACCCTAAACCAGGTTGCCGCTTTGCATCAAGATGTAGATATGCTAAGCAAAAATGTAAAGAAACAGATCCTGTGTTAGAGGAAATATTACCCAAACGATTTGTTGCATGTCATTATGTGAAAGAAATCAACAATCTTTAG
- a CDS encoding ABC transporter ATP-binding protein, with protein sequence MDKKNIIEIKDLETSFFTHLGEVKAVRGVTYELEDGKVLGIVGESGSGKSVTSLSIMRLIDEPGTIKSGEINFNGEKISSNRRYIRKLAMNVKQKRKEELKALKELFKEHKDKEKYMKDRKEILKKYHQILKGFRDEAQSQLSEKEMAKYRGNEIAMIFQDPMTSLNPVYTIENQMIEVIRRHITITQEKALEEANKITNVKKREAKIKDINQGKLRKVNKKEARERAIDYLKLVGIPEPEERIKQYPHQFSGGMRQRALIALALSCEPKVLIADEPTTALDVTIQAQILELLKKIQDEIGTSVIFITHDLGVIAEICTHVVVMYGGMLMEKGTIDEIFYSPQHPYTRGLHRSIPKDVVGQKERLQPIEGSPPDLLNPPKGCPFSSRCPHAMKVCLEKAAPLFKVTDTQESSCWLLDKDAPQVEDFKKARGTV encoded by the coding sequence ATGGATAAGAAGAATATAATTGAAATAAAAGATTTGGAAACATCCTTTTTTACACATTTAGGAGAAGTAAAGGCGGTCCGCGGCGTAACGTATGAGTTAGAAGATGGGAAAGTACTTGGCATTGTAGGTGAATCGGGATCTGGTAAATCAGTAACGTCTTTATCAATCATGAGGTTAATTGATGAACCAGGAACTATTAAGTCTGGAGAAATTAATTTTAACGGAGAAAAAATATCAAGTAATCGAAGGTATATACGTAAACTTGCAATGAACGTAAAACAAAAACGTAAAGAAGAGTTGAAAGCATTAAAAGAGTTATTTAAAGAACATAAGGATAAAGAAAAATACATGAAGGATCGAAAAGAAATATTAAAGAAGTATCATCAGATACTTAAAGGTTTCAGGGATGAAGCACAATCACAGCTGTCGGAAAAAGAAATGGCAAAATATCGTGGAAATGAGATTGCGATGATTTTCCAAGATCCGATGACGTCTTTAAACCCAGTTTATACAATTGAAAATCAAATGATTGAGGTTATTAGAAGACATATCACCATTACGCAAGAAAAAGCACTAGAAGAGGCAAATAAAATTACAAACGTCAAGAAAAGAGAAGCAAAAATAAAGGATATCAATCAGGGTAAATTGAGAAAAGTGAATAAAAAAGAAGCGCGTGAACGTGCGATTGATTATTTAAAATTAGTTGGGATTCCAGAACCAGAAGAACGAATTAAACAATACCCACATCAATTTTCTGGAGGAATGAGACAACGCGCACTAATAGCGCTTGCCCTGTCGTGTGAACCGAAGGTTTTAATTGCTGATGAGCCAACAACAGCATTAGATGTAACCATCCAAGCTCAGATTTTGGAATTATTGAAAAAAATTCAAGATGAAATTGGAACGTCTGTTATCTTTATCACTCATGACTTAGGAGTAATTGCAGAGATATGTACCCATGTAGTCGTGATGTATGGTGGAATGTTGATGGAAAAAGGAACGATTGATGAAATCTTCTATTCGCCTCAACATCCATATACAAGAGGATTACACCGTTCTATTCCAAAAGACGTAGTGGGACAAAAGGAGCGATTACAACCGATTGAGGGATCGCCACCTGATCTATTAAATCCTCCAAAAGGGTGTCCATTTAGTTCGAGATGTCCACATGCGATGAAAGTCTGTTTAGAAAAAGCTGCTCCACTGTTTAAAGTAACAGATACACAAGAATCGTCTTGTTGGCTATTAGACAAAGATGCGCCTCAAGTAGAAGATTTTAAGAAGGCAAGGGGGACAGTATAA
- a CDS encoding Gfo/Idh/MocA family protein produces the protein MKILQIGLGEFGMSWFKDILLHHQVITEIIVVDHNKKKLEEAKQYDHKQMCNYYQSLDHALKEQVDLVLNVTPPHEHKDTVDKILEHNIPILLEKPISTCYKDAIAILKRSEDKNIPVMIAENYRYQKKARKVKKLLTNGVIGKISSVNIDFYRNHHMENYHKDLQEPLLLDVAIHHLDVARYLVEQEIKTVYSRLFNPSWSWYKGNASVHLDLLFNNDIVVNYRGSLVSHKNDTDWDGSWRIEGERGVLYMKDSMITVINDEGELTYKINTNEDGRISVLNEFIQSLREKRNGETDIHDNIKTFDIVQKAIEQNINKH, from the coding sequence ATGAAAATTTTACAAATTGGATTAGGTGAATTTGGAATGAGCTGGTTTAAAGATATTCTATTGCATCATCAGGTAATAACAGAAATAATTGTGGTAGATCATAATAAAAAGAAACTTGAAGAAGCAAAGCAATACGATCATAAACAAATGTGTAATTATTATCAAAGTTTAGATCATGCGTTAAAAGAACAGGTTGATTTAGTACTAAATGTAACACCACCACATGAACACAAGGATACTGTAGATAAAATATTAGAACATAACATTCCAATTTTATTAGAGAAGCCGATTTCGACTTGTTATAAAGATGCTATAGCCATACTTAAACGTTCTGAAGATAAAAACATTCCAGTTATGATTGCCGAGAATTACCGCTATCAAAAGAAAGCACGAAAAGTAAAGAAACTTCTAACTAACGGCGTTATTGGAAAAATTTCTTCTGTTAACATTGATTTTTACCGTAATCACCATATGGAAAATTACCATAAAGACTTACAAGAACCGTTATTACTTGATGTCGCTATTCATCATTTAGATGTTGCACGCTATCTTGTTGAACAAGAAATTAAGACTGTATATTCTAGATTGTTTAACCCATCATGGAGTTGGTATAAAGGGAATGCAAGTGTCCATCTTGATTTATTATTTAACAATGATATTGTGGTCAATTACCGTGGAAGTCTGGTTTCTCATAAAAATGATACAGATTGGGATGGTTCGTGGCGAATAGAAGGTGAACGTGGTGTGCTTTATATGAAAGACAGCATGATTACAGTAATTAATGATGAGGGAGAATTAACATATAAAATTAATACTAATGAAGATGGGCGTATAAGTGTATTAAACGAATTTATACAATCGCTTAGGGAAAAGAGAAATGGAGAAACGGATATTCATGATAATATTAAAACATTTGATATCGTACAAAAAGCAATCGAACAAAATATAAATAAACATTAA